The DNA segment CTTGCTCTAATATTGCTTGTAGTTTTAATTTTACTCATAGTTTTCAAAGAAGATAAACAAGCTATTTTAAATACTCAAGTCTTAGATGATAATACTAGCTCAAGCATCACTAAAGTAAAACAATCAGCATTAGATCTTGTAGTGCAAAAAGCAAATTTATTATATGAAAAAGGTGATGTAGAAAGCGCTTTAGAACTTTACAATAACATTAACATTTTTAATCAATCCCTATCTAGTTATAATCTTGGCGTAGCTCAAATGAAACAAAAAGATTATGCTAGCGCAATTGAAAATTTCAAGCAATCTTTGGAATTAGAAGAACACAAGGTGGCTGCTGCCATAAACACTGCTGTGTGCTATTTTAATCTTGGTAATAAAGAAAAATTTAATTACTATCTTGACTTAGCAAGAGTGCATTTACCACAAGATTCCAAATCATCTTTGTATGATTATTATCTAGGTTTAATTAATTATTATCAAGGATTTTACCCTGAAGCTTTGCAAATGTTTATGCGCTCAAACAACATCAATGGTTATCAAGGTGAATCTTATTATCTTGGAGCAAAAGTTTATGCTCTATTAAAATCAGAAAAAAACGCCATTGATTTTTTACAAAAACAAGAAGATTATGAAGCAAGTTTGCCCTTAGGCTTATTATATGCAAAATCAGGAGACTATCAAAAAGCTAAAGAATATCTTGAAAAAGCCTCAAAGATAGGAGAACATGAAGCTAGAAGTAAGGTTGCTTTAGCCTTAGTTGAATTAAAAACCGGTCAATTTGAAAGTGGTGCGCAAATTTTAAAAGCTCTTTACATCAAAGATAAAGATATAGGTTCAAAATACTATAATATCAAAACAAGATTAAAAAGAAATTTTTCAAATATTGATATTGCCCAACAAAATTTTGCCAAGAGATTGATTACTGGAAAACAACAAATATATGATTTACTGTTTTACTTTTCACCATATCGTGTTTTTGATGTTAAACAAAGCATGGAGCTTATCACAAAGGCTGATTTGGGAAATTTTATACAAGGATATGAGTACGAAAATGAATTACTTGTTAAAAGTAAGGCTTTGTCAGGGGTTAATATAGAATTATCTCATGCTATTAACTTAGCTTTTAATTTTCATCTAAGAGAAGCTAATCAAGAATTTAAAAACTTAAGTGAAATTTATCATGCTCATGATGTAATTCATTATAATCTTGCCCTAACTTACGCACAATTACAAGATTATAACAATGCTTACAAGCACTTTTCAACCGCATATCATTTAAATCCTAAAAATTATATTGCAGGAATTTTTGGCATATATTGTATGGATCTAGCAAAGAAAGATTATACAAAACTTGCTAATGAACTTTTAGAAAATCTCCAAGCAGATAATACCATTGATCAAAACAACAATATATATAAATATTTACTATATTTAGCTAAAAATGACTTTACTGCTACTATTCCTTACCTAGATAATCTTTCAAATACTAATAACACACCTTTGGAGTTAATATTTGCTATTATAGCTGCAAATGGCAATAATCTTGAAACCCTAAGAAACCAAAAAATAAAAGAATTAAAAGATTTATTAAGTGAGGATATTATTAGCAATATTTTATATTTTAACTCCAAAAATATGAATTTAAATATCAAAGAATACGCCAAACAAGCTCAAATGTATTTTTTAAATACCAAACTTGATTATAATTCTTTATTTGGAGGAGCTGGGATAGTTAAAGATAGCTATGTAACGCTTATGCAAATAACAGGCTTGCTTAATCATGTTAGAAATGATATTAAAAAAAGACTAGCCATGAGTAATAAAAATTCCATTGGATTAATCTTTGCTCTAGCTTATGTAGATATATTTGCAAAAGAATACCAAGAAGCATATACACTTTATAATATTTTAATAGATGATTACAAAATTAAAGATGCTCAAACTTTATTTTTAGCCGCAGTTGCAGCAATAGGTTCAAATAATCCAAACTCAGCCATTGCTTTACTTGAACTTGCAAGATTAGAAAACGAAGAAACCTTAGAAGCAAGACTTGCTTTAGGACTTTTATACCATGAAGTGCAAAACCTAGAACCTGCTATGTTTCAGTATGAAAAAGTAGGCAATAACTTCGAAAGCAAATTCTTTACTTTTGATATCAAAAACTAGTATTTTCGTTACGAAAATACTAGTTATATAAAATCATATAATTTACTTAACACTTATAAAATCAGGATTATAATTTAAAAAGAAGTGGCTCCGGATGTA comes from the Campylobacter sp. CNRCH_2014_0184h genome and includes:
- a CDS encoding tetratricopeptide repeat protein, whose amino-acid sequence is MAEEVTLKEQDNQEKAFSELDENPGVEEQAIPPGMIPPELEEEESTFQRVEEEPQAPQPEEKKKLFDKKFIILISALGALALILLVVLILLIVFKEDKQAILNTQVLDDNTSSSITKVKQSALDLVVQKANLLYEKGDVESALELYNNINIFNQSLSSYNLGVAQMKQKDYASAIENFKQSLELEEHKVAAAINTAVCYFNLGNKEKFNYYLDLARVHLPQDSKSSLYDYYLGLINYYQGFYPEALQMFMRSNNINGYQGESYYLGAKVYALLKSEKNAIDFLQKQEDYEASLPLGLLYAKSGDYQKAKEYLEKASKIGEHEARSKVALALVELKTGQFESGAQILKALYIKDKDIGSKYYNIKTRLKRNFSNIDIAQQNFAKRLITGKQQIYDLLFYFSPYRVFDVKQSMELITKADLGNFIQGYEYENELLVKSKALSGVNIELSHAINLAFNFHLREANQEFKNLSEIYHAHDVIHYNLALTYAQLQDYNNAYKHFSTAYHLNPKNYIAGIFGIYCMDLAKKDYTKLANELLENLQADNTIDQNNNIYKYLLYLAKNDFTATIPYLDNLSNTNNTPLELIFAIIAANGNNLETLRNQKIKELKDLLSEDIISNILYFNSKNMNLNIKEYAKQAQMYFLNTKLDYNSLFGGAGIVKDSYVTLMQITGLLNHVRNDIKKRLAMSNKNSIGLIFALAYVDIFAKEYQEAYTLYNILIDDYKIKDAQTLFLAAVAAIGSNNPNSAIALLELARLENEETLEARLALGLLYHEVQNLEPAMFQYEKVGNNFESKFFTFDIKN